The window CGCATTATTTCtcgcaatttcattttctaaagtAATGTAAGCGATATCCGTTGAATcgtgaattattaattgttcagTCTGTTCGTTGCAATTAATCGTTGCGAAAACACTTGGTACGAGCGAGTCCGATAATTCCACACGTTTCGCCACACGTTTTTCGTGTCCCTTTCTCacaagtgttttttttttttttttcagtgaaatttttcacgaaacatCCGCAAGTCTGTCGCGTTACACGTGCACCGTCAGTACTTGATGCGGTCCCGATGTCTGACTGCTGCTCGCTTGCTGAGAATACGTCGGCTCCTGCAATCTAGGTTTGCTGTACGGTTTATGAGGCCCTTCCTCGTACGTGAAACTAGCGGTGTTGTTCCTTGCTTCCGCGCTGGGAGCTTTGTAAAGCGGCGGCAACCGATGTCTACTCTCGTCCGAGACCATTTCCAAACTCTCCTCGGTTGCACCCAGCGCACCCAACGAAGTTCCGGACAGAGGTCTCACCACGGACACCCTCGGCTCTCCTTGATCCTGCTCTTTCAAAGGGTTCGCGTATCTCCTCAGATTCTCCTCGTTTTGAAGATTGTTCGACTTCTCGTCCAAATCGCTGCGGTGTCGATGCAACGACGTCTCGCTGCTGGTGGTCGCGGTCAGGCTTGATCTTTGCCTCACCGTCCGAAGATACCACAGTCCACCGAACAAAGCCAAGACCAAAACGGTCGCCAGAGCTCCACCGAGGACGGCCACGTAGCTTCCCGCGCTGCTCGAGTTTACGGAACTCGGCTCGCTGAGCAAGGCCGTCTCCACTTTGACCTCGAGCACGGAGGCCAGAGCGAGTGGTCTGCCCAGGGGTCTGCTAAGGGCTTCGCCAAGATCTCTGGCCGCATCTGCGGCTGCCTCCGAGAATATGGTCACTTCCACTGTATCGTTGTCGCCAGGCTTGAGATCGCAGAGAAGAACGATCGACTGTGGCCTTCTCGGATCGGACAGCAGTTTTCTCAACCGTCTGCAGAGGATTTCTACCGACGTACTGGCGGCCAGAGTGTCTCTTCTCAACAGGATGGTGAGCCTGGAACAGGTTGGACCCGGCGTGGCTTGTCCGGGCCAACAGGAGGGCGGTGCGGGCAGAGCGGGAGGCCCTACTCTTCTTCCAGTCTCGACGGGGCGGCATTCGCCCCACGCTGGACACGGTGGAGCTAGACAGCTTTCGTTCGGACTGGGCACGCACACTTCGTGAGCCAGACACGACGTACCGTTCAGACAGTTGCCAGGACCGCACCAGATATTGCTGCACTGGTTCTTCCCGTTACGACATTCGCAGACGTTGCAATCGTCGTCCCAGCTAGCTACCGGGCATCCTGGTCCACCTGCTGTACGAATCTCGCAGCGTACCCCGGTCCTTCCTGGCGGGCAGATGCAAGTGTAACTCGCTATACCGTCCACGCACGTGGAGCCAGTGGTGCAGGGGTCGCTGGCGCATTCGTTCACGTTTATACGACAATCTGGGCCGGTGAAGCCTGGCGCGCACTCGCATCTGAACCAGTTGATCCCGTCCACGCATTTGCCCCCGTTCAAGCAAGGCAATGGCTGGCAATCGTCCACGTCACGACGGCAATTCGGACCCTCGAAACCTTCGCGACAGACGCATCTGTAATTCCCATCGGCGGTGTTCACGCAGGTAGCTCCGTTCTCGCAAGGATTGCTCGCGCACGCTGGAGATGCTATGTGGCATGCTGCTCCCTCCCAACCTGGTGGACAGTGACAAGTGAATCCATCTCCGCGATCTTGGCAAGTTCCACCGTGGCGACAGGTACCTGGTTCGCAGTGTCCGGCGCGAAGAGTACACGTTTTGCCCTTCCATCCACCCCTGCAGATGCAGGTGAAGTCTGCGACACCGTCCACGCAGGTGCCGTTGTTGCGGCAGGGTGAGTTCGTACACTCGTCCACGTCTGAAGGAACGAtaaggaataatttaaaaaaaaaaaaaaaaaagaggcatcgaattattagagatatcatttcttcctttcatcgtgataattttttcatcgcaTTTAACGCGACGTTTCTACACAAATTAAGAACACGAACTCTGAAACAATCGCTCACCTTGATCGCACAGATCTCCGGTCCATCCCTCTCTACAGATACACTGGAACGAGTTAACCAAATCGACACACGTGCCACCGTTCAAACAAGGATTACCCCTGCAATCGTTGATGTTCTCGTGACAATGCATCCCTGTATACCCGGCGTCACAAATGCATCTGCCACCGCTGCATCTGCCTCTGCCGCCGCATGGTGTCCCCTCACTCCCGCACCCGGACTCCTCGTCCATCATGCCGAATTGCGGATTATGGGAGGCTGGCTCGGAACAATTCTTCCCTTGCCATTGCTCCGGACAGTGGCAGTAGTAATCTGTCTGCGTGTTGAAACAAGGCGCCGAATTTCTGCACGGGTTCGGGCTGCAATGATCCTTGTCGATCTCGCACTGGTATCCGGTGAAACCGACAGGACATACGCACTCGTACGCGTTCACCAGATCTCTGCACTCGCCACCGTTCTGGCAGGGTTTCGAGGCGCACTCGTCGATGTCCACGTCGCAATCCTTGCCCGAATAGCCTGCGGTGCAGCTGCAGTGATAATCGTCGACCAGATCGATGCACAACGCCCCGTGTTGGCACTGGCCGATGCAATCGTTGATGTTCTTCGTGCAGTTCTTCCCCGTGAAACCGCTCCTGCACCGACACCTGAAACGAGGccgagattttttaattaaagaaaaaaaaatccattcgaccgatggattaaattttcaggtcaaataataaaacaaatttttctcttcctcacTTGTAATCACCGGCAAGATTCACACAGGTCAACGAATTCTTGCAGGGGGATTCCTTGAGGGCGCACTCATCCACGTCGAATTGGCAAAGCACTCCTTGCCAGGCCGGTGGACAATTGCACACAAACTCGTTCTTCCCGTCGACGCAGGTGCCCCCATTTTGGCAAGGTTGGGAGGCGCACTCGTCTATGTCCGTCGCGCAGTAAGGGCCAGAGAATCCAGGGGCGCACTCGCAGTGCGCGCTCTCACCGAGCTCCCTGCACGTCGCTCCGTTGGCGCAAGGGTTGGAGGCGCAAGGGTTGTCCACCTTCTCGCAGGTCGGTCCCGAGAATCCCTCGGGGCAGGTGCATTTGTACTGGTCCGGCGCCGTGTTCTCGCACGTCCCACCGTTTTGACAGGGTTCGTGAGTGCCGCAATAATTGAGGTCCTGGTCGCAGAGGATGCCGCCCCAATTCGTGTCGCAGATACACTGCCAACTGGAACCGTTGCAATATCCGTGCTTGCAGCCAGGATAGGGGGTGCACTGGTCGCAGAGTTCACCGCGCCAACCGTGTCGACATTTGCATTCCCCACTGACGTTGCAGTGACCGTGAACGGGGTGGCAACCCTCCTTGCACACCGCTGAAACAGATTAACCGCGCCTGTCAGTTAGGAAGGATTATTCGCACAAGCAATGATAaggtaattgaaaattacgcCATTAGTTTATAGTATAAcgatttttacaatttgatcGCAATATTGCTTTtctactttaaattattttgttacatataacgaaaaattttacgttcttgttgttttaaattaaaatgtatattttagcattttttaactatataaattcagaaaaatgatacatatatgcaggattataagaatttcttttacttaatattaattatttttaacaatataccAAATTTTCGTGTTTGCTAGCGAGAACCGAGGAGGTTCAcaaagttgaaaaaagaaaaaaagaattacgttAATACGAGTGTAAACGTTGAGTCATTGTAAAGTTCGTTGTAGctaattacatttttgttaaaaaatgttgACGGCGCCACGTCATGGTCAGACGTGAACGAAATAAACGACGATTTTCAATTCCGGCTTTTAACGCTAGAAAGACATAAAAAGCGAGACgtgttataaattgtttagaCTTATTTTATCCTTTAACAACCTCTTACCGGAATAACCGAAACCACTTAGATAAgacgtataaaattaaacaccTTTTAAACCACTGTACCGACTGCAGGTAATTAATCTACCTCCTCTTATATCCGACGTTATACATACGTACGAAAAACGCGTATTCCTCCCTTTTCGTTCGCAGGCCCGTTTTACAATAAAGATCGCGTATCTTCGAGTTACAATCCGCGAACCGCAACCACCAATGGTTGCGGGCCATTTTATTCGCCGTTCATCCGTTCTTTCCAccgtgtgtacatatatataccggATCTCCCCAATAAcgtagaaagaagaagagccACCATCGGCCATAATTCAAGCGACTTTCCAAAGGAATAATCTCGCCGGGGCGAACAATAAACGTGGCGCTCCGTAACGCGGCACAAAAGGCCCCCGTGAATGGAAGTTAAAACACAAACGATTAATCCGCCCACGGCCACGAAAGCATAAGTGTCGGATTATTTTCCACGTTCACCCGGACGGATTATACGATCAACGACGTTTCATatatctcgtctcgtctcgtctcgtcttgGGGAAACCATTGGCGTATCCTTCGTGTGATGACAAAGtgagcgagaaagagaaaaatagagaatacacggagaagaagaggagaaacggGTTAACAGGTAACGCAAGTTCGCCTTCTTCTTACACAGGTGGCTAAGGATGACGAAATCCAATTTCGTCCATGGTCGAAATGGAGAGAAAaggtgtgtgtatatatatacgtatcgtATCCCTGGAAACGACAGTTTCGTGGTCGATTGTGTGACGGTGAAACGGTGAGACGGGAGAAAATGAAACGTGACAGAGATCCGTGGCCGCGGTCCGGAGCAACTCAATTAGCCGGTGGGACAGAAAGACGGATGAGAAGTGATAGAGAGAAGGATTATCCTTTTGACCGTGAAACGAAAACTCACGCCGCGGCGACACACGCGTGcgtgcacatatatatatacgcacacGCATACACGTGTACAGGGGAGGGCTGCGACTTTTAGCCGTCTCTTTACCGTTACACATCGTGGCCCCAAAGAACCGAAGGAATCGCGTGTTACACCACGGCTCCACGTAGATTCTCCACGTTGGTATACACACATTCTACGGGAGTATAGAATATATACGAGTAATCTCAGCTCGTTTCGATATAGTCGATTAAGGTTTGGAAAAATCATCGGATGAGGAATAGATTCTTTGGAATACTTTGGACAGCGATTCGTATCggtattaattactttattgcCAACGTCATCGGTAAACCGgtataagattattaataagattcaTTGAAACGTCAGATAtacacaattaaattaatagtgTACGAACGAACATATTGAATTCATGCAAGAATCGAACCTTCTCGAAACACTTTTTCACACATCGTCTCGATCGGTAAACTCCCTCTGTCAATCGGGTGTCCGTTTAAATCTATGGATCACTTCTACGCTTTTATTCCGCGTCGACTATTTTTCAACCTTAACCGCACGGTGTACACCGACGCGTAATTGCATATTTTAACATACGCAATATGCATCTCCACACGAGACAGGAGTAAACTCTCCTCGAAGGACTCTCGACCCCTTGCATCCTTGTGGATTCTTTAATGATTAATGGCCGAGCTCTCTCGTTCTCGCGTGGACGACCAACACGTTTTACGGATATTTATGAGACTGCGGCGTGATGTTCGTCGAATCCATACGGTAATAATGATCGATCCACTCGTTTTCTTCCATCCACATTCCACGATTGAGAAGGGGGGAATTGGCTGATTTCCAATTATTGCGTGAAAGACGGGGAACGCGAGGATTTCCCTCGCAATTACGGTCCCTCGCGGAAATCGGAAGAGAGAAGCTAGAGAGTCTGCTCGGTGAATTAGATGAATCACTCGTGAATTCACCATCCCTCAACCATCCCTCTTTTTCCTGATCGACGAAGCAACAGGTGCGCGTGGGCGCGGGGAACAGGATCTCACGCGATCGACGATTCTCGCTTCGTTTAGGgattattcgaattcgaattcgtCGAATGAAGATATTGAGGGTGTGTTAATCTGCCAATTACCCTCTTTTGCTCGTGGAATCGAGCGAATCGAAACATGCGACGAATAACTTGGCTTTGCCTTGGCGCGAACGATTCTCGTTGACGAGTTTTATGGATGatctaatgaattttattggaaaatggCTTTCCGTTTCATAATCGATTGCGAAAAGTACGAATAGTTATCACGAATgggaaattttaatcgttgaTAATCTGTTGTTAAAAACGCGAAGTTTTCGCTGCCTGTGAGTAGGCAACCCGCCTATTACAAGATTCCTTGCTCGGTCGATAAgaacgagaaataaatttaaatacgttTGTTGTACTTTATTGTTTGAAGGTTCGTTAGTATTTGATCACGAAGAATCAATATATTGCAATTGAGATTAAAAGTTTCTGGAAATATCGGTTTCTtggaaaactaatttttttctttcaatttatattaattttaagaaaatcgtAAGTTCCGTATGGAAAAgatatttcactttttaatGGTATCGTGTAAGAATAGTACTTTAGTGACCGGATTTCTCCGTCGAACGGTTACGTGTTAATTaagaattgtgaaatttcTTGTCGAATTTCGGCGTGCCGGTCGTGCGAAAAGCAATTAACAGAGGTTTCACCGCGGCAAATCTCACGAGGTACTTACGTTTCGCGTGTAGgaaccccccccccccctcctcccccgacACATTAACAACGCTTCTCGTACAGTACCGTTCTTTCGTTGTTCAGGATCTATAAATCTAGCCGGGAACATCTACAGTTACACGtctatggaattttttttgttaatccgCCGCCAGTAGGCGAATCAACCTGCGCGATTCATCTTCGTTCACAACCGTcgcgatttcttttattttcttataaatcccCCGATCTGGTGAACGGAACAGATGCGAGAAGAATCGGATTACAGGTTGAAGGTTCACGACTTTCACGATCCCCAACCGTTTTACCTTTGCCACCAGCGCCGATAATCCTTCCGTAGAATGGCTAACGTTTATCTTAAGCGCCATTACCAATAAATCTATCATTCATCAAACTCCAATCTTTTTTtcggataattattttttttttatctctctctacatccgtacaaataaatttctttcgtggatataacgtataataataaataataatagattacaCCAAAATCCTTCCAAAATAATAATGGTTGATACGGATGGGAAGGATTTATTCGATcgtgattttaatttcacgcGATCTTGATACCGTGTTATTTGAAATGCGGCCGACTTCCTTTTCCAATCCTTCCAATCCTGAGGTAAAAGAGCATCTCGAACGATTTTACGATCTCCACGGTGAAAAGGGGTCAAATGCAAACGAACGTTCTCGCTATGAGTTTAGAAATACTACGTTGTACTCTCGGAGGAGGAACGGTGTGTTGCATGATGCGGTCGGTGCATAGAACTCGTGTGAAGACGATGCACGAGTGAAATTCTCGTATTGACCTTTCACAGCGCGACAAAAATGCTGGAGCCAGTTCTCTCCtctatccctctctctctctctctcatcctcTCTTCTCATCTCATCGTAACCGACCGACCGGTCTCGTCGTCTCACGAGTACACGATTTCCACCGATAGTCCCTAATTGGGATCGTTtgtcctttccttttttccccccctccctccacgTTCGACGAAAGTGGAACGTGTCTAATTGTGATACCGATAATATGATCCTGCTGCATCGTTAAACCGCCGGAATAATTCGAGGGGGATGCGACCCGGTTCGTTTCTTTCCAACACATTCCCCgtgtgaatatatttatacgtctGTATATAGGAGAGGAAGGTAATGTCTTTGTAGATTTTCttgtagattattttatatatatattttttacggaTTTTGGaaccttttttattttcttaatttcaacgTATCTTCCGTTTCACAAGATTTGGATTCATAGATCTGAGttataattcttgaaattgaCAGAATTGAAagtattacttatattaagacgaagggagaaagaaaagagcgatgaataattaattttattcgacacATTTTGCTTGTTCGTGCTCGATTGCCGTACATACCCAACACTATCGTCGACTGTTATACATTCCGTGATCGGTCGAAACGTttcttgttaataataaacaaaaatgaaagtttttgcAAAGCTTTGTATTTTTCGAACATCGTGTACAAGTCATcctgaaaaatctttaatatcaaTCAACGTGTATCTTAGTCTGATGAACATCGATGGTATTGTCGATAAGAAGAAGATATTAAACGAGCATTAAACGCGAagcgaaacgaagaaaatcttAAAGTTCACAGTGTCAAGGGAAACTGGCTTCGTCCTCGAGTGATGGCGGCCACCGTTTTCCAAGCGGAACTTAAATCAGGGAGCAATTCAAGGGATTTAAATTCGACGCGCGTTTCGTCacatttcttcttattattattattataccctCGAAACAATTCGAGAAACACAGTGTTCAGTTTCACACGATATCAACCGTGGCTTCTAATTACTATCACCGCAGAAAAGTCTAATAGTTTGCTCGTCCTACTTTCTCTGGCCAGTTTTCAACTATTCGAgcacaatttaatattctttcgaaatttaaaccAGGCCTACGTTGATATCTCGATCACGTTCGAATCACGATAATTAACCAATCGAAGATATTTGCATACGAAACGCGAGCATAGCGATTTGTAAGTAAACACGTttaaatcgtatatattttatacgataaactaagtttttatgatataattctttattcaaggacaatcgatatttaatataaaaaaaaaaaagtctcgataaataattttttatacccttattttccaattaatcttTGATCTGTGTTATTTAATCATGCATGAACGTGAGTTCTCACGATTCATTTTTCTcatagaaaaacaaaattatatctccGTTTGAAATGTTATAacattgtaaaattgtttatacatatcgattaattatctcttacgacatatttaatatattaaatgcagCACAATTCTTCCACAaacttaatttcttaaatttaatacactcgagacgtattattatttttctaaaattcaaaaaattcctACACTAAACTATAAAATCGGATTAAAATGTTGTGATTTCGGTTATATCGACTCGACACAACgtgaaatatcgatatcgtTTAATCGATCGTCGAAGAACCGTACTTTCTCCTCGACAAAGATAATCTCTTCGGATTTGGGATGATTTAAGACGatcccttaaaaaaaaaaaaaaaaaaagaaaatgttctgGAGGGAGGGATAAGACGATAAGCGCGGGTCGGATAAGCGGCACACACGGGGGAGACGGAAGTAACGATTAAGCAAGAAGAAAGAGCTGACGTATTAATCCGGCCAGCATTGTGCGAGGGGATCTGGCGTGATGCTGCTCGCTACCTTTATGCACGATCGTACGACATGCGTCTAACGTCCGCCAATTGAGGCACGCTTCGAGATAATTCGTGTGTTTCACTGTGTTTGCGTATTTGCCAATCAGACGTGCGCGAGACTCGCGGTTTCCGTCCGACAACAGAAACGAAACACACGTGGAACGAGTTTTCCTCTTCCAATGATTACACTTACGAATCGTTGAAATTAACCCGAACGAAAGCAAACTTTCTTGACAAATTTCTAAACCGTTGCAACTGTTTtcatctctcctctctctaatttcgaaaatctcgGGTGGGAGAAAATTTGGAAGGGTTTCTACAAGATTTCTAGATCTTCGACAGATTCGTTTCCTCTTTTTAAATCCCTAACTCGAaggataaatttacaattgccATTGGAAATCTTTGAGAAATCTTGAAGGAAGACTTGTTTATTTCAGGATGCAATTATCCACAatgtgatataaattttacgtaaGAAAACGAACATCCGACATTTCCCCTTCTCTTCTGTGATTTTCTGCAGCTTGACATTGGAAAACTCACTTATACAATCGATCTTATCTTCTCCTCTATCGGACAAGATTTATAACCGTGTATCAGGCACACTTTGTTTTCCTCGATACGAcgtctaattatttttctcgcgaCCGACGGGACAAAAATTCGTTCAATTTGAATGTAAAgcaaaaaatttccatcgatcTCGAATCACCTCTTCTTGCCTTCAGGGAATCGAATATCCCTTTTTctcgggagagagagagagagagagagagagagagagagagaaaacgggAGAGAGCGTATCACCGTTGAAAATTCGAGTCGATCGAGGCGATCGATCGGCTCATTAAACGAGGAGGAGTCAGCGTGAGTTCGTGAGAAAAGCGGATCGCGCGTTC is drawn from Apis mellifera strain DH4 linkage group LG5, Amel_HAv3.1, whole genome shotgun sequence and contains these coding sequences:
- the LOC411086 gene encoding protein jagged-1 isoform X1 — protein: MRAAAAYVLFLAHLIQATNASGFFEVQILSLTNNRGTLVDGRCCGGGGDGGGKGELPPCTTPCSTAFWLCLKEYQSNVTAIGSCSFGNVSSHALGQNTFTLSEPVTLQLHFTFRWTRQFTLILQARDEASTGVIEEASFSGIVLPGPTWHTLNHEGRNAHLAYRVRVQCADHYYNATCTKFCRPRNDIFGHYTCDENGDKVCIQGWKGADCEIAVCKEGCHPVHGHCNVSGECKCRHGWRGELCDQCTPYPGCKHGYCNGSSWQCICDTNWGGILCDQDLNYCGTHEPCQNGGTCENTAPDQYKCTCPEGFSGPTCEKVDNPCASNPCANGATCRELGESAHCECAPGFSGPYCATDIDECASQPCQNGGTCVDGKNEFVCNCPPAWQGVLCQFDVDECALKESPCKNSLTCVNLAGDYKCRCRSGFTGKNCTKNINDCIGQCQHGALCIDLVDDYHCSCTAGYSGKDCDVDIDECASKPCQNGGECRDLVNAYECVCPVGFTGYQCEIDKDHCSPNPCRNSAPCFNTQTDYYCHCPEQWQGKNCSEPASHNPQFGMMDEESGCGSEGTPCGGRGRCSGGRCICDAGYTGMHCHENINDCRGNPCLNGGTCVDLVNSFQCICREGWTGDLCDQDVDECTNSPCRNNGTCVDGVADFTCICRGGWKGKTCTLRAGHCEPGTCRHGGTCQDRGDGFTCHCPPGWEGAACHIASPACASNPCENGATCVNTADGNYRCVCREGFEGPNCRRDVDDCQPLPCLNGGKCVDGINWFRCECAPGFTGPDCRINVNECASDPCTTGSTCVDGIASYTCICPPGRTGVRCEIRTAGGPGCPVASWDDDCNVCECRNGKNQCSNIWCGPGNCLNGTSCLAHEVCVPSPNESCLAPPCPAWGECRPVETGRRVGPPALPAPPSCWPGQATPGPTCSRLTILLRRDTLAASTSVEILCRRLRKLLSDPRRPQSIVLLCDLKPGDNDTVEVTIFSEAAADAARDLGEALSRPLGRPLALASVLEVKVETALLSEPSSVNSSSAGSYVAVLGGALATVLVLALFGGLWYLRTVRQRSSLTATTSSETSLHRHRSDLDEKSNNLQNEENLRRYANPLKEQDQGEPRVSVVRPLSGTSLGALGATEESLEMVSDESRHRLPPLYKAPSAEARNNTASFTYEEGPHKPYSKPRLQEPTYSQQASSSQTSGPHQVLTVHV
- the LOC411086 gene encoding protein jagged-1 isoform X2, producing MRAAAAYVLFLAHLIQATNASGFFEVQILSLTNNRGTLVDGRCCGGGGDGGGKGELPPCTTPCSTAFWLCLKEYQSNVTAIGSCSFGNVSSHALGQNTFTLSEPVTLQLHFTFRWTRQFTLILQARDEASTGVIEEASFSGIVLPGPTWHTLNHEGRNAHLAYRVRVQCADHYYNATCTKFCRPRNDIFGHYTCDENGDKVCIQGWKGADCEIAVCKEGCHPVHGHCNVSGECKCRHGWRGELCDQCTPYPGCKHGYCNGSSWQCICDTNWGGILCDQDLNYCGTHEPCQNGGTCENTAPDQYKCTCPEGFSGPTCEKVDNPCASNPCANGATCRELGESAHCECAPGFSGPYCATDIDECASQPCQNGGTCVDGKNEFVCNCPPAWQGVLCQFDVDECALKESPCKNSLTCVNLAGDYKCRCRSGFTGKNCTKNINDCIGQCQHGALCIDLVDDYHCSCTAGYSGKDCDVDIDECASKPCQNGGECRDLVNAYECVCPVGFTGYQCEIDKDHCSPNPCRNSAPCFNTQTDYYCHCPEQWQGKNCSEPASHNPQFGMMDEESGCGSEGTPCGGRGRCSGGRCICDAGYTGMHCHENINDCRGNPCLNGGTCVDLVNSFQCICREGWTGDLCDQDVDECTNSPCRNNGTCVDGVADFTCICRGGWKGKTCTLRAGHCEPGWEGAACHIASPACASNPCENGATCVNTADGNYRCVCREGFEGPNCRRDVDDCQPLPCLNGGKCVDGINWFRCECAPGFTGPDCRINVNECASDPCTTGSTCVDGIASYTCICPPGRTGVRCEIRTAGGPGCPVASWDDDCNVCECRNGKNQCSNIWCGPGNCLNGTSCLAHEVCVPSPNESCLAPPCPAWGECRPVETGRRVGPPALPAPPSCWPGQATPGPTCSRLTILLRRDTLAASTSVEILCRRLRKLLSDPRRPQSIVLLCDLKPGDNDTVEVTIFSEAAADAARDLGEALSRPLGRPLALASVLEVKVETALLSEPSSVNSSSAGSYVAVLGGALATVLVLALFGGLWYLRTVRQRSSLTATTSSETSLHRHRSDLDEKSNNLQNEENLRRYANPLKEQDQGEPRVSVVRPLSGTSLGALGATEESLEMVSDESRHRLPPLYKAPSAEARNNTASFTYEEGPHKPYSKPRLQEPTYSQQASSSQTSGPHQVLTVHV